A section of the Mangifera indica cultivar Alphonso chromosome 12, CATAS_Mindica_2.1, whole genome shotgun sequence genome encodes:
- the LOC123192942 gene encoding potassium channel KAT1-like isoform X1 — protein sequence MSFSGCRNFFNQFCIDEFRVKSVTHGSFLSSDLLPSLGARINQSTRLRKHIISPFNPYYRAWEIWLVVLVIYSAWICPFEFAFLTYKKDALFIFDNIVNGFFAIDIILTFFVAYLDGQSYLLVDNPKKIAIRYTSTWFIFDVCSTAPFQSLSLLLTNHSSELGLRLLNMLRLWRLRRVSSLFARLITNPNMLLFSPQKNLNCYSERITHKPVGFFIRLEKDIRFNYFWTRCTKLIAVTLFAVHCAGCFNYLIADRYSDPKKTWIGVVNPDFKDDSLWNRYVTAMYWSITTLTTTGYGDLHPENPREMLFDIFYMLFNLGLTSYLIGNMTNLVVQWTSCTRNFRDTVRAASEFATRNQLPPHIQNQMLSHICLRYKTEGLKQQETLNGLPKAIRSSIAHYLFFPITQNVYLFQGVSRDFLFQLVSEMDAEYFPPKEDVILQNEAPTDLYLLVSGEVEFISYVDGQDQVLGKAVAGEVFGEIGVLCYKPQPFTVRTIELSQILRMNRTSLISAIQVNTEDGRIIMNNLFEKLKQLESMGFNYPTTDPGLFLNKWLDGGWKGGSNLHAGCQEYPNRDPSLQELRDLNFLGSEARETNETNKGQDRTVYAMGVNQKFEDGQTELHSAVQQGHFEMVKPPPEAGENVNKLDARGWSPKALAEQQEDRNIYDLLLSYENRRPDEHKVEIIGPEIADNTINNKSKHQRPGAISSLNSHLKREAIHFGACISSSASDKEVIKSNKKRVTIHMKIQNTGTSQNQPSKLIVLPASIDELLRIAGEKFGGYKFTKVINAENAEIDDTSVIRDGDHLFLLQNNSVNMDYDVTEYY from the exons ATGTCATTTTCTGGTTGTAGAAACTTTTTCAACCAGTTCTGTATTGATGAATTCCGGGTGAAGAGTGTTACTCATGGCAGTTTCCTCTCTAGTGATCTCCTGCCATCCCTTGGAGCTAGAATAAACCAGTCAACCAGGCTACGAAAACACATAATTTCCCCTTTCAATCCTTATTATAG GGCCTGGGAGATTTGGCTGGTTGTTCTTGTCATTTACTCAGCTTGGATCTGTCCATTTGAGTTTGCATTTCTAACTTACAAGAAAGATGCccttttcatttttgataaCATTGTAAATGGCTTCTTTGCCATTGATATTATTCTCACCTTCTTCGTAGCATATCTTGATGGCCAATCATATCTTCTTGTTGACAATCCCAAGAAAATAGCAATCAG GTACACATCAACCTGGTTTATATTTGATGTCTGCTCAACGGCACCATTTCAGTCTCTCAGCCTCCTCTTAACAAATCATAGCAGTGAACTTGGTCTTAGACTTCTCAATATGCTTAGACTCTGGCGTCTCAGAAGAGTCAGCTCTCTTTTTGCAAGGTTGATAACTAATCCAAACATGCTTCTTTTTTCCCCCCAAAAAAATCTGAACTGTTATAGTGAAAGAATCACTCACAAGCCAGTTGGCTTTTTTATCAGACTTGAGAAGGACATTCGGTTCAACTATTTCTGGACACGGTGCACAAAGCTCATTGCT GTAACACTGTTTGCAGTACACTGTGCTGGATGTTTTAACTATCTGATCGCAGATAGATACTCTGATCCAAAGAAAACCTGGATTGGTGTGGTAAACCCAGATTTCAAAGATGATAGCCTCTGGAACAGATATGTAACTGCAATGTACTGGTCTATTACAACTCTCACAACAACTGGTTATGGAGACTTGCATCCTGAGAACCCCAGGGAGATGttgtttgatatattttatatgctATTCAACTTGGGATTGACATCCTACCTCATTGGAAACATGACCAACTTAGTGGTTCAGTGGACCAGCTGTACCCGGAATTTT AGGGATACAGTTAGAGCTGCTTCAGAATTTGCTACAAGGAACCAATTGCCCCCTCACATACAGAATCAAATGTTGTCACACATATGCCTGAGGTACAAAACTGAAGGACTAAAGCAGCAAGAAACCTTGAATGGTCTTCCAAAAGCCATTCGTTCAAGCATTGCACACTATCTCTTCTTTCCCATCACCCAAAATGTCTATCTCTTCCAAGGGGTTTCCCGTGATTTCCTTTTTCAACTG GTTTCAGAAATGGATGCTGAGTATTTTCCACCAAAGGAAGATGTTATTCTGCAGAATGAAGCCCCGACAGACCTTTATTTACTGGTCTCAGGAGAAGTG GAATTCATATCCTATGTAGATGGGCAAGATCAA GTCCTAGGAAAGGCAGTTGCAGGAGAAGTATTCGGAGAGATTGGAGTTTTATGTTACAAGCCACAACCCTTCACAGTGAGGACCATTGAACTTTCTCAAATTCTACGAATGAATAGAACCTCACTAATCAGCGCCATCCAAGTAAATACTGAAGATGGGCGCATTATAATGAACAATCTTTTTGAg AAACTGAAACAGCTAGAAAGCATGGGCTTCAACTACCCAACTACTGATCCAGGATTATTCCTCAACAAATGGCTGGATGGAGGATGGAAGGGAGGGAGCAATTTACATGCTGGATGCCAAGAATATCCAAACAGAGATCCATCATTGCAGGAATTAAGAGACTTAAATTTCCTGGGATCAGAAGCTAGAGAGacaaatgaaacaaacaaaGGTCAAGACCGCACTGTCTATGCCATGGGTgtaaatcaaaaatttgaagATGGCCAAACAGAACTGCATTCTGCAGTTCAACAAGGGCATTTCGAAATGGTAAAACCTCCGCCGGAAGCAGGGGAAAACGTAAATAAACTTGATGCCCGAGGATGGTCACCAAAAGCTCTAGCGGAACAGCAAGAAGACAGAAATATATATGACCTCTTATTAAGTTATGAAAACAGAAGACCAGATGAACATAAGGTAGAGATCATTGGACCAGAAATAGCAGATAACACCATAAATAACAAAAGCAAACATCAAAGACCAGGGGCAATCAGTTCTTTAAATTCTCACTTGAAAAGAGAAGCCATACACTTCGGTGCATGCATTTCTAGTTCAGCTAGTGACAAAGAAGTGATTAAATCAAACAAGAAGAGAGTTACTATTCACATGAAAATCCAAAATACAGGCACATCTCAGAACCAGCCCAGCAAGTTAATTGTCCTACCTGCTTCAATAGATGAGCTCCTAAGAATTGCTG GTGAAAAGTTTGGAGGCTACAAATTCACGAAAGTCATCAATGCTGAGAATGCAGAAATAGATGATACAAGTGTCATTCGAGATGGTGATCATCTTTTTCTCCTTCAAAACAACTCTGTGAACATGGATTATGATGTGACAGAATATTATTGA
- the LOC123193158 gene encoding la-related protein 6A-like isoform X1, translated as MDGGVNGSTTTTATVVDETVDDFPPSPPHGPDFSPVGSPESDDVPLPPSDDDPDHLPAEDQPKDLELSSATPALTDDLKLKIMKQVEYYFSDENLLTDKYMMNLIKKKKEGFVPISVIASFRKMKKLTRDNKSIVAALRESSLLVVSSNGKKVKRLNPLPVAAEVKDSKLFTVLVENLPEDHSVENIRRIFAQAGNIRKIRICDPHTPEESKKGGKAEFMISNKLHALVEYETVEAAERAVVTLNNEQDWRNGMRVKLLKRVAKYGQRKQGWRVDSERSNTGRASEPSADEENNNLSENQDDTHDEEDGDHLPKEKNGKKGRNHGQTRKQRYRRSNGLGHGTISSSYEAAKPPPGPRMPDGTRGFTMGRGRPPISI; from the exons ATGGACGGCGGCGTTAACGGTTCCACTACCACTACCGCCACGGTGGTCGATGAAACCGTTGATGATTTTCCACCGTCTCCTCCGCATGGTCCTGATTTCTCTCCAGTCGGATCACCCGAGTCTGATGATGTTCCGCTTCCACCGTCTGATGATGATCCTGATCACCTTCCCGCTGAAGATCAACCGAAAGATCTCGAACTCTCATCTGCTACACCTGCTCTCACTGATGACCTGAAACTTAAGATTATGAAGCAg GTGGAATATTATTTTAGTGATGAAAATTTGCTTACTGACAAGTATATgatgaatttaattaagaagaagaaagaagggtTTG TTCCTATCTCGGTTATTGCTTCTTTTAGGAAAATGAAGAAGCTGACCCGAGACAACAAATCAATAGTGGCTGCACTCAGGGAATCGTCCTTGCTT GTTGTGAGTTCAAATGGAAAGAAAGTGAAACGCCTTAATCCTCTTCCAGTTGCTGCCGAAGTCAAGGATTCAAAG TTATTCACTGTATTGGTAGAAAATCTGCCAGAGGATCACTCAGTGGAGAACATCCGGAGAATATTTGCTCAAGCCGGAAA TATAAGAAAGATACGCATCTGTGATCCACATACTCCAGAAGAGTCAAAAAAAGGCGGCAAGGCTGAGTTTATGATCAGTAATAAG TTACATGCATTGGTGGAGTATGAGACCGTGGAGGCTGCTGAGAGAGCA GTGGTAACATTAAATAATGAACAAGACTGGAGAAATGGCATGCGGGTTAAGCTGCTTAAGCGAGTG GCCAAGTATGGCCAGAGAAAGCAGGGCTGGAGGGTTGATTCTGAAAGAAGTAACACTGGGCGAGCATCTGAACCTTCGGCTGATGAAGAGAACAATAACTTAAGCGAGAATCAGGATGATACCCATGATGAAGAG GATGGGGACCATTTACCCAAGGAGAAAAATGGGAAGAAAGGTAGAAATCATGGACAAACAAGGAAACAAAGATATCGAAGAAGCAATGGGCTGG GCCATGGTACAATTTCCTCTAGCTATGAAGCTGCTAAGCCACCTCCTGGCCCAAGAATGCCTGATGGAACCAGAGGGTTCACCATGGGACGAGGTCGACCTCCCATTTCTATCTAA
- the LOC123192375 gene encoding 40S ribosomal protein S14-3, translating into MSKKKTREPKEENVTLGPAVRDGEHVFGVAHIFASFNDTFIHVTDLSGRETLVRITGGMKVKADRDESSPYAAMLAAQDVSSRCKELGITALHIKLRATGGNKTKTPGPGAQSALRALARSGMKIGRIEDVTPIPTDSTRRKGGRRGRRL; encoded by the exons ATG tCGAAGAAGAAGACTAGAGAGCCAAAGGAGGAGAATGTGACACTAGGACCTGCTGTGAGGGATGGAGAGCATGTCTTTGGAGTTGCTCACATCTTTGCATCATTTAATGATACTTTCATT CATGTGACAGATCTGTCCGGCAGAGAAACCCTTGTTCGTATCACTG GTGGTATGAAAGTGAAAGCTGACAGAGATGAGTCTTCTCCATATGCTGCTATGCTCGCAGCCCAAGATGTGTCAAGCAGATGCAAG GAACTTGGAATTACTGCTCTTCATATAAAGCTCCGAGCAACTGGGGGGAACAAGACCAAGACACCTGGTCCAGGTGCCCAGTCTGCACTTCGTGCCCTTGCTCGTTCTGGAATGAAAATTGGTCGCATAG AGGACGTGACTCCAATTCCAACGGATAGCACTCGCAGAAAGGGTGGTAGAAGAGGAAGAAGGCTGTAA
- the LOC123193160 gene encoding uncharacterized protein LOC123193160 encodes HCVDCFPSAVFFADNAVVNGDMEEGPWMFKNVSLGILLPTNLDEETSSLPGWIVESNRAVRNIDSYHDSFPQGKRAMELLSGKEGIISQMVETSANKDYVMTFSLGYAGDKCKQPLAFMAFAGDQAQTIHYTPDSNSTFHSASMNFTAKAERNRIAFYSVYYNTRTDDLSSLCGPEVDDVRAWFSSSIINVFGRLGLGIVVGFWVVVFVLI; translated from the coding sequence CATTGCGTTGATTGCTTCCCATCTGCTGTGTTCTTTGCAGATAATGCTGTTGTCAATGGCGATATGGAAGAAGGCCCTTGGATGTTCAAAAATGTGTCACTAGGCATCCTACTCCCGACCAACCTTGATGAAGAAACATCCTCGTTGCCTGGTTGGATTGTTGAATCAAACAGGGCTGTCCGCAACATAGACTCCTACCATGATTCCTTCCCACAGGGCAAACGAGCCATGGAACTGCTCTCTGGGAAGGAAGGTATCATCTCTCAAATGGTGGAAACCTCGGCGAACAAAGATTATGTCATGACATTTTCTTTAGGCTATGCTGGTGACAAATGCAAGCAACCTCTTGCATTTATGGCCTTTGCCGGAGACCAAGCCCAAACAATCCATTACACCCCAGATTCCAACTCAACCTTTCACAGTGCCAGTATGAATTTCACTGCCAAGGCTGAGAGGAACCGCATTGCGTTCTATAGTGTGTATTACAATACGAGAACCGATGATTTGAGCTCACTATGTGGACCAGAGGTGGATGATGTGAGGGCATGGTTTTCAAGTTCCATCATAAATGTGTTTGGGAGATTGGGTTTAGGGATTGTGGTTGGATTTTGGGTGgtggtttttgttttgatttag
- the LOC123192456 gene encoding cytochrome P450 710A1-like, protein MGFLLLLSSLTPRSLTQFFFSFLALLWLIHQLSYWIKKRHVPGPVFVLPFIGNAIPLVRNPRKFWEEQAVIAKPLGFSANYLIGNFMLFIRNAELSHRIFSNVRPDAFMLVGHPFGKKLFGEHNLIYMFGQDHKDLRGRIAPNFTVKALSTYTSLQQIIILKHLKKWVKLSNSDVSQTKQLIVTLRLLVRDMNLETSQTVIVGPYLNEEARRKFNYDYNLFNVGTMKFPVDLPGFAFRNARLAVQRLVDTLTVCTRQSKARMAKGEEPSCLIDFWMQEHIKELAAAKESGKPPPPHSGDHEIAGHLFDFLFAAQDASTSSLLWAVSLLDSHPEILSKVRSEVLNFWSPESDEMITADQVREMKYTQAVAREVLRYRPPATLVPHIAIKDFPLTDSYTIPKGTIVFPSVYESSFQGFTEPDRFDPDRFSEERREDQLYKRNFLVFGAGAHQCVGQRYALNHLVLFIAMFATLIDFTRHRTDGCDEIVYNPTIIPKDGCKVYISRRCSRYPNLSFE, encoded by the coding sequence ATGGGCTTCCTCTTGCTCTTATCGTCTCTCACTCCTAGATCCCTAACCcaattcttcttctctttccttGCTCTTCTATGGTTGATTCATCAGCTCAGTTACTGGATTAAGAAACGCCACGTTCCAGGGCCCGTCTTTGTGTTGCCTTTCATTGGCAACGCCATCCCATTGGTCCGAAACCCCAGGAAATTCTGGGAAGAACAAGCTGTTATTGCTAAGCCTCTTGGGTTCTCTGCCAATTATCTTATTGGGAACTTCATGCTCTTCATTCGTAATGCTGAACTTTCCCATCgtattttttcaaatgttcGTCCTGACGCCTTCATGTTGGTGGGTCATCCGTTTGGGAAGAAGCTTTTCGGTGAACATAATCTGATCTACATGTTTGGACAAGATCATAAAGATCTCCGTGGTCGTATTGCTCCGAATTTCACCGTTAAAGCTCTCTCTACCTACACGTCGTTGCAGCAGATTATTATTCTTAAACACTTgaaaaaatgggttaaattatcgAACTCGGATGTGTCCCAGACGAAGCAGCTCATCGTCACTCTTCGTCTTCTTGTTCGTGATATGAATCTCGAAACGTCTCAAACGGTTATCGTTGGACCTTATTTGAATGAGGAAGCCAGGCGCAAATTCAACTACGATTATAATCTTTTCAACGTCGGGACGATGAAATTCCCGGTGGATCTTCCGGGTTTCGCATTTCGAAACGCTAGGCTGGCGGTTCAGCGTTTAGTGGACACTTTGACTGTGTGTACTCGACAGAGCAAAGCGAGAATGGCTAAAGGGGAAGAGCCTTCgtgtttgattgatttttggaTGCAAGAACACATCAAAGAGCTGGCCGCCGCAAAGGAATCGGGTAAACCTCCGCCACCGCACTCCGGAGACCATGAAATCGCCGGCCACCTCTTCGACTTCCTCTTCGCAGCTCAAGACGCGTCGACTTCGTCACTCTTGTGGGCCGTTTCACTCCTTGACTCGCACCCCGAAATCCTGAGCAAAGTTCGTAGCGAAGTTCTTAACTTTTGGTCGCCTGAATCAGACGAAATGATAACGGCCGATCAGGTGAGGGAGATGAAGTACACGCAGGCCGTGGCGCGTGAGGTTTTAAGATATAGACCACCGGCCACATTGGTTCCACACATTGCGATCAAAGACTTTCCGTTGACCGACTCGTACACCATCCCGAAGGGCACAATTGTTTTCCCTTCTGTATACGAGTCTTCCTTTCAGGGATTCACCGAACCGGACCGGTTCGACCCTGACCGGTTCAGTGAGGAGAGACGGGAGGACCAGCTGTACAAGAGGAACTTTTTGGTGTTCGGAGCTGGGGCCCACCAGTGTGTGGGCCAGAGGTATGCATTGAATCATTTAGTGCTCTTCATCGCGATGTTTGCCACGTTGATCGATTTTACCAGACACAGAACGGACGGCTGTGATGAGATCGTGTACAATCCGACAATCATTCCCAAGGACGGGTGTAAGGTCTATATCTCTAGACGCTGCTCACGGTATCCTAATCTCTCATTCGAATGA
- the LOC123192613 gene encoding prefoldin subunit 6-like codes for MASSAALRDLQRELENKANDLGKLQKDIAKNHQVRKKYTIQLGENELVLKELGLLNEGANVYKLIGPVLVKQDLAEANANVRKRIEYISAELKRLDATLQDLEEKQNSKKEAIFKVQQRIQSLQVGKAKV; via the exons ATGGCATCTTCGGCAGCACTTCGAGACCTCCAGCGCGAACTCGAAAACAAAGCTAACGATCTTGGTAAACTTCAAAAAG ATATAGCTAAGAATCATCAAGTGAGAAAGAAGTACACTATACAGCTTGGAGAGAACGAACTCGTCCTCAAG GAGTTGGGTTTGTTAAATGAAGGAGCAAATGTTTACAAATTGATTGGTCCAGTACTAGTGAAGCAAGATTTAGCTGAGGCTAATGCGAACGTGCGCAAGAGAATTGAATACATTTCTGCTGAATT GAAGCGACTTGATGCAACTCttcaagatttggaagaaaagcaaaatagtaaaaaagaaGCA ATCTTTAAAGTACAACAGAGGATTCAATCACTTCAGGTTGGAAAGGCCAAGGTTTAA
- the LOC123193158 gene encoding la-related protein 6A-like isoform X2, with the protein MDGGVNGSTTTTATVVDETVDDFPPSPPHGPDFSPVGSPESDDVPLPPSDDDPDHLPAEDQPKDLELSSATPALTDDLKLKIMKQVEYYFSDENLLTDKYMMNLIKKKKEGFVPISVIASFRKMKKLTRDNKSIVAALRESSLLVVSSNGKKVKRLNPLPVAAEVKDSKLFTVLVENLPEDHSVENIRRIFAQAGNIRKIRICDPHTPEESKKGGKAEFMISNKLHALVEYETVEAAERAVVTLNNEQDWRNGMRVKLLKRAKYGQRKQGWRVDSERSNTGRASEPSADEENNNLSENQDDTHDEEDGDHLPKEKNGKKGRNHGQTRKQRYRRSNGLGHGTISSSYEAAKPPPGPRMPDGTRGFTMGRGRPPISI; encoded by the exons ATGGACGGCGGCGTTAACGGTTCCACTACCACTACCGCCACGGTGGTCGATGAAACCGTTGATGATTTTCCACCGTCTCCTCCGCATGGTCCTGATTTCTCTCCAGTCGGATCACCCGAGTCTGATGATGTTCCGCTTCCACCGTCTGATGATGATCCTGATCACCTTCCCGCTGAAGATCAACCGAAAGATCTCGAACTCTCATCTGCTACACCTGCTCTCACTGATGACCTGAAACTTAAGATTATGAAGCAg GTGGAATATTATTTTAGTGATGAAAATTTGCTTACTGACAAGTATATgatgaatttaattaagaagaagaaagaagggtTTG TTCCTATCTCGGTTATTGCTTCTTTTAGGAAAATGAAGAAGCTGACCCGAGACAACAAATCAATAGTGGCTGCACTCAGGGAATCGTCCTTGCTT GTTGTGAGTTCAAATGGAAAGAAAGTGAAACGCCTTAATCCTCTTCCAGTTGCTGCCGAAGTCAAGGATTCAAAG TTATTCACTGTATTGGTAGAAAATCTGCCAGAGGATCACTCAGTGGAGAACATCCGGAGAATATTTGCTCAAGCCGGAAA TATAAGAAAGATACGCATCTGTGATCCACATACTCCAGAAGAGTCAAAAAAAGGCGGCAAGGCTGAGTTTATGATCAGTAATAAG TTACATGCATTGGTGGAGTATGAGACCGTGGAGGCTGCTGAGAGAGCA GTGGTAACATTAAATAATGAACAAGACTGGAGAAATGGCATGCGGGTTAAGCTGCTTAAGCGA GCCAAGTATGGCCAGAGAAAGCAGGGCTGGAGGGTTGATTCTGAAAGAAGTAACACTGGGCGAGCATCTGAACCTTCGGCTGATGAAGAGAACAATAACTTAAGCGAGAATCAGGATGATACCCATGATGAAGAG GATGGGGACCATTTACCCAAGGAGAAAAATGGGAAGAAAGGTAGAAATCATGGACAAACAAGGAAACAAAGATATCGAAGAAGCAATGGGCTGG GCCATGGTACAATTTCCTCTAGCTATGAAGCTGCTAAGCCACCTCCTGGCCCAAGAATGCCTGATGGAACCAGAGGGTTCACCATGGGACGAGGTCGACCTCCCATTTCTATCTAA
- the LOC123192942 gene encoding potassium channel KAT1-like isoform X2: protein MSFSGCRNFFNQFCIDEFRVKSVTHGSFLSSDLLPSLGARINQSTRLRKHIISPFNPYYRAWEIWLVVLVIYSAWICPFEFAFLTYKKDALFIFDNIVNGFFAIDIILTFFVAYLDGQSYLLVDNPKKIAIRYTSTWFIFDVCSTAPFQSLSLLLTNHSSELGLRLLNMLRLWRLRRVSSLFARLEKDIRFNYFWTRCTKLIAVTLFAVHCAGCFNYLIADRYSDPKKTWIGVVNPDFKDDSLWNRYVTAMYWSITTLTTTGYGDLHPENPREMLFDIFYMLFNLGLTSYLIGNMTNLVVQWTSCTRNFRDTVRAASEFATRNQLPPHIQNQMLSHICLRYKTEGLKQQETLNGLPKAIRSSIAHYLFFPITQNVYLFQGVSRDFLFQLVSEMDAEYFPPKEDVILQNEAPTDLYLLVSGEVEFISYVDGQDQVLGKAVAGEVFGEIGVLCYKPQPFTVRTIELSQILRMNRTSLISAIQVNTEDGRIIMNNLFEKLKQLESMGFNYPTTDPGLFLNKWLDGGWKGGSNLHAGCQEYPNRDPSLQELRDLNFLGSEARETNETNKGQDRTVYAMGVNQKFEDGQTELHSAVQQGHFEMVKPPPEAGENVNKLDARGWSPKALAEQQEDRNIYDLLLSYENRRPDEHKVEIIGPEIADNTINNKSKHQRPGAISSLNSHLKREAIHFGACISSSASDKEVIKSNKKRVTIHMKIQNTGTSQNQPSKLIVLPASIDELLRIAGEKFGGYKFTKVINAENAEIDDTSVIRDGDHLFLLQNNSVNMDYDVTEYY from the exons ATGTCATTTTCTGGTTGTAGAAACTTTTTCAACCAGTTCTGTATTGATGAATTCCGGGTGAAGAGTGTTACTCATGGCAGTTTCCTCTCTAGTGATCTCCTGCCATCCCTTGGAGCTAGAATAAACCAGTCAACCAGGCTACGAAAACACATAATTTCCCCTTTCAATCCTTATTATAG GGCCTGGGAGATTTGGCTGGTTGTTCTTGTCATTTACTCAGCTTGGATCTGTCCATTTGAGTTTGCATTTCTAACTTACAAGAAAGATGCccttttcatttttgataaCATTGTAAATGGCTTCTTTGCCATTGATATTATTCTCACCTTCTTCGTAGCATATCTTGATGGCCAATCATATCTTCTTGTTGACAATCCCAAGAAAATAGCAATCAG GTACACATCAACCTGGTTTATATTTGATGTCTGCTCAACGGCACCATTTCAGTCTCTCAGCCTCCTCTTAACAAATCATAGCAGTGAACTTGGTCTTAGACTTCTCAATATGCTTAGACTCTGGCGTCTCAGAAGAGTCAGCTCTCTTTTTGCAAG ACTTGAGAAGGACATTCGGTTCAACTATTTCTGGACACGGTGCACAAAGCTCATTGCT GTAACACTGTTTGCAGTACACTGTGCTGGATGTTTTAACTATCTGATCGCAGATAGATACTCTGATCCAAAGAAAACCTGGATTGGTGTGGTAAACCCAGATTTCAAAGATGATAGCCTCTGGAACAGATATGTAACTGCAATGTACTGGTCTATTACAACTCTCACAACAACTGGTTATGGAGACTTGCATCCTGAGAACCCCAGGGAGATGttgtttgatatattttatatgctATTCAACTTGGGATTGACATCCTACCTCATTGGAAACATGACCAACTTAGTGGTTCAGTGGACCAGCTGTACCCGGAATTTT AGGGATACAGTTAGAGCTGCTTCAGAATTTGCTACAAGGAACCAATTGCCCCCTCACATACAGAATCAAATGTTGTCACACATATGCCTGAGGTACAAAACTGAAGGACTAAAGCAGCAAGAAACCTTGAATGGTCTTCCAAAAGCCATTCGTTCAAGCATTGCACACTATCTCTTCTTTCCCATCACCCAAAATGTCTATCTCTTCCAAGGGGTTTCCCGTGATTTCCTTTTTCAACTG GTTTCAGAAATGGATGCTGAGTATTTTCCACCAAAGGAAGATGTTATTCTGCAGAATGAAGCCCCGACAGACCTTTATTTACTGGTCTCAGGAGAAGTG GAATTCATATCCTATGTAGATGGGCAAGATCAA GTCCTAGGAAAGGCAGTTGCAGGAGAAGTATTCGGAGAGATTGGAGTTTTATGTTACAAGCCACAACCCTTCACAGTGAGGACCATTGAACTTTCTCAAATTCTACGAATGAATAGAACCTCACTAATCAGCGCCATCCAAGTAAATACTGAAGATGGGCGCATTATAATGAACAATCTTTTTGAg AAACTGAAACAGCTAGAAAGCATGGGCTTCAACTACCCAACTACTGATCCAGGATTATTCCTCAACAAATGGCTGGATGGAGGATGGAAGGGAGGGAGCAATTTACATGCTGGATGCCAAGAATATCCAAACAGAGATCCATCATTGCAGGAATTAAGAGACTTAAATTTCCTGGGATCAGAAGCTAGAGAGacaaatgaaacaaacaaaGGTCAAGACCGCACTGTCTATGCCATGGGTgtaaatcaaaaatttgaagATGGCCAAACAGAACTGCATTCTGCAGTTCAACAAGGGCATTTCGAAATGGTAAAACCTCCGCCGGAAGCAGGGGAAAACGTAAATAAACTTGATGCCCGAGGATGGTCACCAAAAGCTCTAGCGGAACAGCAAGAAGACAGAAATATATATGACCTCTTATTAAGTTATGAAAACAGAAGACCAGATGAACATAAGGTAGAGATCATTGGACCAGAAATAGCAGATAACACCATAAATAACAAAAGCAAACATCAAAGACCAGGGGCAATCAGTTCTTTAAATTCTCACTTGAAAAGAGAAGCCATACACTTCGGTGCATGCATTTCTAGTTCAGCTAGTGACAAAGAAGTGATTAAATCAAACAAGAAGAGAGTTACTATTCACATGAAAATCCAAAATACAGGCACATCTCAGAACCAGCCCAGCAAGTTAATTGTCCTACCTGCTTCAATAGATGAGCTCCTAAGAATTGCTG GTGAAAAGTTTGGAGGCTACAAATTCACGAAAGTCATCAATGCTGAGAATGCAGAAATAGATGATACAAGTGTCATTCGAGATGGTGATCATCTTTTTCTCCTTCAAAACAACTCTGTGAACATGGATTATGATGTGACAGAATATTATTGA